A genome region from Akkermansiaceae bacterium includes the following:
- a CDS encoding DUF1552 domain-containing protein has product MDTTRRSFLRTSAFGVGGFALAPTFSSLLANTVQDGVKGVTPSLLGGVPRRFVFIRKANGQRPNDLALPTFTADQANLEKKKQPFETDLRDHELQEWMRPLEGYKSNMALIQGFSTRMSENGHYSWSSVMGAYKSGGNSLSGIKRATIDFELAKLFPSPFGHVELALRGNDANFETGIQPGYSAPGPHQRNYCYTDPMTAYNELFRSAVDPKSAGSGNKMLAFLENEENLKTKLLHGYEKEKLSSHISSIEEIQARNERLATMSGTIKQFLPKIDPIHANGGPLANNMQKQEAMTDVLVAALASGLTNVVTYTIDMLNTPIIGLPGNETDRISIHEVGHNGGYSGVTAPQIREKIHHSHINQVKTIADKLKAIPEGNGTMFDHTMIMYFPEGGETHHGLGWEAPFVIVAGDKCALDILGRYTRLPYHATEGHKTIGNWYTTLLNAHGNPIQHYGDLDLDMSRKKLDQVGAIRQFLRA; this is encoded by the coding sequence ATGGACACCACCCGCAGATCCTTCCTCAGAACATCCGCCTTCGGCGTGGGCGGCTTCGCCCTCGCCCCCACCTTCAGCTCGCTGCTCGCCAACACCGTCCAGGACGGGGTGAAAGGCGTGACGCCCAGCCTGCTGGGCGGCGTGCCCCGGCGCTTTGTCTTCATCCGCAAGGCCAACGGACAACGACCCAATGATCTCGCTTTGCCCACTTTCACCGCAGACCAGGCGAACCTCGAGAAAAAGAAACAGCCGTTCGAAACCGATCTGCGCGATCACGAATTGCAGGAATGGATGCGCCCGCTCGAAGGCTACAAGTCGAACATGGCGCTCATCCAGGGCTTCTCCACAAGGATGAGCGAAAACGGCCACTACTCCTGGTCTTCCGTGATGGGCGCCTACAAGTCCGGCGGGAACTCGCTCAGCGGCATCAAGCGCGCGACCATCGACTTCGAGCTCGCAAAGCTCTTCCCGTCGCCCTTCGGCCACGTCGAACTCGCGCTGCGTGGCAATGACGCCAATTTCGAAACCGGCATCCAACCCGGATACTCGGCGCCCGGCCCGCATCAGCGCAACTACTGCTACACCGATCCGATGACCGCCTACAATGAACTGTTCCGGTCGGCGGTCGATCCGAAGTCGGCGGGTTCCGGGAATAAGATGCTCGCCTTCCTGGAGAACGAAGAAAACCTGAAAACCAAGTTGCTGCATGGCTATGAGAAGGAAAAACTCTCCAGCCACATCTCCTCGATCGAAGAGATCCAAGCCCGCAACGAGCGGCTCGCGACCATGTCCGGCACCATCAAGCAATTCCTCCCCAAGATCGACCCGATCCACGCAAACGGCGGGCCGCTGGCCAACAACATGCAAAAGCAAGAGGCCATGACCGATGTCCTGGTGGCCGCGCTTGCCAGCGGGCTCACCAACGTCGTGACGTACACGATCGACATGCTCAACACGCCGATCATCGGGCTGCCCGGCAACGAGACCGATCGCATCTCCATCCATGAGGTCGGCCACAATGGCGGCTACTCCGGCGTTACCGCACCGCAAATCCGGGAAAAGATCCACCATTCCCACATCAACCAGGTCAAGACCATTGCCGATAAACTCAAAGCCATCCCCGAGGGAAACGGCACGATGTTCGACCACACCATGATCATGTATTTCCCCGAAGGTGGCGAAACCCACCACGGCCTGGGCTGGGAGGCTCCGTTTGTCATCGTCGCCGGGGACAAGTGCGCCCTGGACATCCTCGGCCGCTACACCCGCCTGCCTTACCACGCGACCGAAGGCCACAAGACCATCGGCAACTGGTACACCACGCTTCTCAACGCACATGGAAACCCGATCCAACACTACGGCGACCTTGACTTGGACATGTCGCGCAAAAAGCTGGATCAGGTCGGGGCCATCCGGCAGTTCCTGAGAGCCTAG